One window of the Rosa rugosa chromosome 3, drRosRugo1.1, whole genome shotgun sequence genome contains the following:
- the LOC133736011 gene encoding F-box/kelch-repeat protein SKIP30: protein MSELIEGLPDAVALRCLAWVPFHLHPKLELVSRSWKAAIHSPELFRARQELGSCEDLLCVSAFDPENLWQLYDPLRDLWITLPVLPSRIKILSNFGAVSTAGKLFVLGGGSGAVDPQTGDQDGSFATNEVWSYDPVIRQWNSRASMLVPRAMFACCVLDGKIVVAGGFTSCRRSISQAEMYDPDKDVWIPIPDLHRTHNSACSGIAIRGKVHVLHKGLSTVQVLDNVVNGWTVEDYGWQQGPMTVVKGALYVMSNGLICKQDREVRKVLVSASEIGRRIGFAMTGLGDEIYLIGGVIIPDQWNLEIKPMSDVDVLTIGGERPTWRQAAAMTRCRGTILGCTQLRI, encoded by the coding sequence ATGTCTGAACTGATTGAAGGTCTTCCTGACGCCGTTGCCCTTAGGTGCCTTGCTTGGGTTCCCTTCCATCTCCATCCTAAGTTGGAGCTTGTTTCCCGTTCCTGGAAAGCTGCAATTCATAGCCCTGAACTGTTTAGAGCTCGACAGGAGCTTGGCTCATGTGAAGATTTATTATGTGTGTCTGCTTTTGATCCAGAGAATTTATGGCAGCTGTATGACCCTCTTCGAGACCTTTGGATTACACTCCCTGTTCTCCCTTCTAGAATTAAAATCCTTTCTAATTTCGGTGCTGTCTCCACTGCTGGAAAGCTGTTTGTGCTTGGTGGTGGTAGTGGTGCTGTTGACCCACAGACCGGTGACCAAGATGGGAGTTTTGCAACCAATGAGGTGTGGTCATATGACCCTGTAATTAGGCAATGGAACTCACGTGCATCTATGCTTGTGCCTCGTGCAATGTTTGCATGCTGTGTTTTAGATGGAAAAATTGTTGTTGCTGGTGGTTTTACCAGCTGTCGAAGGTCAATTTCTCAAGCAGAAATGTATGACCCTGACAAGGATGTGTGGATTCCAATACCTGATCTCCATCGTACTCATAATTCGGCATGCTCAGGAATAGCGATCAGAGGAAAGGTGCACGTCTTGCACAAGGGTTTATCAACGGTGCAAGTCTTAGACAATGTGGTGAATGGGTGGACTGTAGAGGATTATGGTTGGCAACAGGGTCCAATGACGGTTGTTAAGGGTGCACTTTATGTGATGAGCAACGGACTCATCTGCAAGCAAGACAGGGAAGTGAGGAAGGTTTTGGTTTCAGCATCTGAGATTGGTCGCAGAATTGGGTTTGCAATGACTGGACTTGGGGATGAAATTTATTTGATTGGTGGGGTGATTATCCCTGATCAGTGGAACTTGGAGATCAAGCCAATGTCTGATGTTGATGTTCTGACAATTGGGGGTGAAAGGCCTACTTGGCGCCAGGCAGCTGCAATGACACGGTGCCGTGGAACTATTCTTGGTTGTACACAGTTGAGAATTTAG
- the LOC133736013 gene encoding protein AGENET DOMAIN (AGD)-CONTAINING P1-like, protein MAFHSKRSFQRGDQVEVSSNMEGFLGSFWRATIVANMGTNYVVEYKDLVEEHDESTLLRETVMANQVRPLPPRIAASRFSDNNKVDAFDRDGWWVGKISGREGSDKYYVFFETTGEEIAYPISQLRFHLDWRNGKWISHKNPSKKRRKMDDE, encoded by the coding sequence ATGGCTTTTCACTCAAAACGTTCTTTCCAAAGAGGAGATCAAGTGGAAGTGTCTAGCAATATGGAAGGGTTTCTTGGCTCATTTTGGCGAGCAACCATAGTTGCAAATATGGGTACAAACTACGTGGTTGAGTACAAAGATCTCGTGGAGGAACATGATGAATCTACACTTCTGAGAGAGACTGTCATGGCGAACCAGGTCCGGCCTCTGCCACCTAGAATTGCAGCTTCTCGGTTTTCCGATAATAACAAGGTTGACGCGTTTGACAGGGACGGTTGGTGGGTCGGAAAGATTTCTGGGAGGGAAGGGTCTGATAAGTACTATGTTTTCTTTGAAACCACCGGGGAAGAGATTGCTTACCCGATTTCGCAGTTGAGGTTTCATCTAGACTGGCGCAATGGCAAGTGGATTTCTCACAAGAATCCTTCCAAAAAGAGGCGCAAGATGGATGATGAATAA
- the LOC133737783 gene encoding uncharacterized protein LOC133737783 has product MENLLQSLDLMGYIDDTCPSLLRFLITDDGITVEVTRDFMEWNRNDTAVLSIISATILLKHIVLFGWQQKFKGGFVKFGGQISYCSKIRCDATQDQSAYKNDDSINKYLQRIIYTRDGCLNSALGIDPSIYNEDFNEIGDARQCSSFVTRVNPVQAGLESINPLKKQHKDGSEEEKSKIKYVFEDFGEFVADNDASCDDDDSSDGEDSSDGEQESLLLVHEHRYKDNEQESRGLFALDRNLVTDLAFLYTKLRGLSEEYKWNGTYRLEFKGIRLNQQTGNFEKETIWYTQPEPFPDFLKRVFHIDMYQISSGDGEKTSANSSATDDLKFRFSSKDPSTKKEAFKDDKSHKIISKEFHPYLEWSADADADLPPLQWPLIDKEGNIDMAEYKDLISHTLMHLMLGMYTENDAKEVLRDVLKNEMEITMEDHYCGKLLELLVLDKHVRLFRPDSGVTELMKIARPTMNWTIDRKNSQER; this is encoded by the exons ATGGAAAATTTGCTTCAAAGTCTGGATTTAATGGGATACATTGATGATACGTGTCCCTCTCTGCTTCGATTCTTGATTACTGACGATGGCATAACTGTTGAAGTTACTAGGGATTTTATGGAATGGAACAGAAACGATACGGCAGTGCTAAGCATCATCTCTGCCACTATATTACTCAAGCACATTGTCCTTTTTGGTTGGCAGCAGAAATTCAAGGGTGGCTTTGTTAAATTTGGGGGACAAATATCCTACTGTTCCAAAATTCGATGTGATGCAACTCAAGACCAATCTGCATACAAAAATGATGATTCTATAAACAAGTATCTTCAACGTATCATATATACTAGAGACGG ATGTCTGAACTCAGCCCTGGGAATAGACCCATCCATTTACAACGAAGATTTTAATGAAATCGGTGATGCCAg gCAATGCAGTTCGTTCGTGACAAGGGTTAATCCGGTCCAAGCTGGTTTGGAGAGTATAAACCCTCTTAAG AAGCAACATAAAGATGGAAGCGAGGAAGAGAAAAGTAAGATAAAATATGTTTTTGAGGACTTTGGCGAGTTTGTAGCTGATAATGATGCTTCATGCGATGATGATGACTCATCGGATGGAGAGGACTCATCTGACGGAGAACAAGAGAGCCTCCTCCTTGTTCATGAGCATCGTTACAAAGACAATGAACAGGAAAGTAGAGGTCTGTTTGCTTTGGACAGAAATTTGGTCACTGACCTTGCCTTCTTGTACACCAAGCTTCGGGGCCTAAGTGAAGAATACAAATGGAATGGAACTTACCGACTGGAGTTTAAGGGTATCAGGCTCAATCAACAAACTGGTAATTTCGAAAAAGAAACAATTTGGTATACTCAGCCCGAGCCCTTTCCAGATTTCCTTAAAAGGGTTTTTCATATCGACATGTATCAAATCAG CTCTGGTGATGGAGAGAAGACTTCTGCCAACTCAAGTGCTACTGATGATTTAAAGTTCAG ATTCTCCTCGAAGGATCCCTCTACCAAAAAAGAAGCTTTCAAGGATGACAAAAGTCACAAGATAATAAGCAAGGAGTTCCATCCATACTTGGAATGGTCTGCAGATGCTGATGCCGACCTTCCACCTCTGCAATGGCCATTAATTGATAAGGAGGGAAATATTGACATGGCGGAGTATAAAGACCTAATTTCACATACCCTTATGCACTTGATGCTTGGAATGTACACagag AATGATGCTAAGGAGGTTCTGAGAGATGTACTGAAGAATGAAATGGAAATCACAATGGAGGATCATTATTGTGGCAAGTTGTTGGAGCTGCTGGTATTAGACAAACATGTTAGGCTGTTTCGACCTGACTCCGGGGTGACAGAGCTGATGAAGATCGCCAGACCAACAATGAATTGGACTATTGATCGGAAGAATAGCCAAGAAAGGTGA
- the LOC133737784 gene encoding uncharacterized protein LOC133737784 gives MAPNWSYDLPEELIISVAKRLTDSLQDFIFFGAVCKSWRSAATEVKEKNPNNIALRLLTHQVPLLLLPLSCWQRPPPILVSNPVPKIIRPPPKEKSEGLNEAVEFYSLKGKGNKISYKLNLPKARMRICFSSFGWLVIVSKTEGCEWSLVHPLNHAKIELPDVQRSLPRSVVSGFRVGKFALSSSPSWTSDYIVMFQSGHRFGFCRPGLGEKWKYKVSWGDLVTDLSYYKGQFYFVHLSSRISVFDIDKEEIRLVAPEFPKEQLLGPNVLIKEHYLVESAGVLLVVLFTTTTTKCKDQGLTFGCRVFEVPFTNSKSWSDSEVRSLGNRTIFLSKCSSSFSIEASDYSGLCKANSIYFMNNKVVLPRQSRDMGVFNMKDGTITRDFDKFFDYEELRGFHSWIQPSL, from the coding sequence ATGGCGCCCAACTGGTCGTACGATCTTCCCGAAGAGCTTATCATCTCTGTTGCCAAACGGCTGACAGATTCCTTGCaggattttatttttttcggTGCAGTTTGCAAATCATGGAGATCAGCCGCCACTGAGGTAAAGGAGAAAAACCCTAATAATATTGCATTGAGATTATTAACACATCAAGTTCCTCTTCTTTTGCTTCCACTTTCTTGTTGGCAACGGCCTCCTCCCATCTTGGTCAGCAACCCGGTTCCTAAAATTATCAGGCCGCCTCCCAAGGAAAAGAGTGAGGGTTTGAATGAGGCAGTTGAATTTTACAGTCTGAAGGGAAAAGGTAATAAGATCAGTTACAAACTTAACCTACCAAAAGCAAGAATGAGGATATGCTTTTCATCTTTTGGATGGCTGGTGATTGTATCTAAAACTGAAGGGTGCGAATGGAGTCTGGTACATCCTTTAAATCATGCCAAAATTGAGCTCCCAGATGTACAGCGGTCTTTGCCACGCAGCGTTGTTTCTGGGTTCCGGGTAGGGAAGTTTGCCTTATCATCGAGCCCTTCTTGGACATCGGATTACATAGTCATGTTTCAATCAGGTCATAGATTTGGTTTTTGCAGGCCAGGGCTGGGTGAAAAGTGGAAATACAAAGTATCATGGGGAGATTTAGTAACGGATCTAAGTTATTATAAAGGACAGTTCTATTTCGTGCACCTTTCCAGCCGCATTTCAGTTTTTGATATTGACAAAGAAGAAATAAGGCTTGTTGCTCCAGAATTTCCAAAGGAACAacttttaggtcctaatgtgctTATTAAAGAGCACTATTTAGTGGAATCAGCGGGAGTTCTTTTGGTGGTTCTGTTTACTACCACTACCACCAAGTGTAAAGACCAAGGATTAACATTTGGCTGCAGGGTTTTTGAGGTCCCATTTACAAACAGCAAATCGTGGTCGGACTCGGAGGTTAGGAGCTTGGGGAACAGAACCATTTTCCTAAGTAAATGTAGTTCTTCCTTCTCAATTGAGGCATCAGACTATTCTGGATTATGTAAGGCCAATTCCATCTACTTCATGAATAATAAGGTAGTCCTTCCGAGACAAAGCAGAGATATGGGTGTTTTTAATATGAAGGATGGGACAATCACCCGAGACTTTGACAAATTCTTTGATTATGAAGAATTAAGAGGATTCCATTCATGGATTCAACCGAGTTTGTAA
- the LOC133737785 gene encoding uncharacterized protein LOC133737785, producing the protein MIRSSGRSLDQLRFIRELEQGVHFRGSFSVALDPKLLHYISLKMLVVQEEVEKQTMEDTYEETNKDTEVAPALIAVHPTQNSVALAIGSDLRVFNLIGGCAVSLVENSGGALHKDSIRAIRYGASGKLFVSAGDDKLVKIWSTESWHCISTVCSEKRVTAVAISNDGSYVCFADKFGVVWVVDVDVEGFDGNQASANKKAAPMLSHYCSIITSLEFSPDGRFFVSADRDFKIRVTVFPKKPLDGAHEIQSFALGHTEFVSCLASVYTQEFPHGFLVSGSGDSTVRLWDISSGSLLDTCDIRDKAGPSEFKGIEEECCSAVTDLCTIPDSTLVAVAVQSLQGIILLRCDLSARTLNVAKVVSIKGDTFIPTSLATSVSSGLLWMVTGASNLGDLESPSLARVRVISDFKKTSPDVVQQGPTVLEDDETPGGEKLLEKLQGRVSIDEKVFSTAAEALKTSMSKLLIKKQYSTERREFRKRGRNDKKLKQ; encoded by the exons ATGATAAGATCTTCAGGGAGATCCTTGGACCAATTGCGCTTCATTAGAGAGTTAGAACAAGGGGTTCACTTCAGGGGATCCTTTAGTGTTGCCCTAGACCCTAAACTCCTCCACTACATCTCTCTTAAGATGCTTGTAGTCCAAGA AGAAGTAGAGAAGCAAACAATGGAGGACACATACGAAGAAACCAACAAGGACACGGAGGTCGCTCCTGCACTCATCGCAGTCCACCCGACCCAGAATTCGGTTGCACTCGCAATCGGGTCGGACCTTCGCGTCTTCAACCTTAT TGGGGGCTGTGCGGTGTCTTTGGTGGAAAATTCTGGTGGGGCACTTCATAAAGATTCCATAAGAGCCATTCGGTACGGAGCAAGTGGGAAGTTATTTGTGTCTGCTGGTGATGATAAACTTGTCAAGATATGGTCAACTGAATCTTGGCATTGCATTAGTACTGT GTGCTCAGAGAAAAGAGTGACTGCAGTTGCCATAAGCAACGATGGTTCCTATGTTTGTTTTGCTGACAAATTTGGGGTTGTTTGGGTTGTGGATGTGGATGTGGAGGGCTTTGATGGAAACCAAGCGTCTGCTAACAAAAAGGCAGCACCTATGCTTTCTCACTATTGTAGTATCATAACAAGCCTG GAGTTTTCTCCTGATGGACGATTTTTTGTCAGTGCTGATCGGGATTTCAAAATTCGT GTTACTGTGTTTCCCAAGAAGCCTCTAGATGGAGCCCATGAGATACAAAGTTTTGCACTTGGTCATACAGA ATTTGTTTCCTGCCTTGCCTCTGTTTACACTCAGGAATTCCCCCACGGTTTTCTTGTCTCTGGAAGTGGTGATTCAACT GTTCGCCTATGGGATATTTCCTCAGGATCTCTTTTAGATACTTGTGATATTAGAGACAAG GCAGGACCTTCGGAGTTTAAAGGAATAGAAGAAGAGTGCTGTTCTGCAGTAACTGATTTATGCACCATCCCAGATAGTACACTTGTTGCAGTGGCTGTACAAAG TTTGCAAGGGATTATATTGTTGAGATGTGATCTTTCTGCTCGAACACTCAATGTTGCCAAG GTGGTATCTATCAAGGGAGATACATTTATTCCTACAAGCCTGGCAACTAGTGTATCCTCGGGATTATTGTGGATGGTAACAGGTGCCTCTAACTTGGGTGATCTTGAAAGCCCCTCTTTGGCTCGTGTCAGGGTTATCTCTGACTTTAAGAAAACCAGTCCTGATGTTGTTCAGCAAGGGCCAACTGTTTTGGAAGATGATGAGACCCCTGGGGGCGAGAAATTGCTCGAAAAATTGCAGGGAAGAGTGTCCATTGACGAAAAGGTTTTCTCGACAGCAGCTGAGGCTTTGAAAACATCCATGAGCAAATTACTAATAAAGAAGCAGTACtctacagagagaagagaatTTAGAAAGAGAGGTAGAAATGATAAGAAACTCAAACAGTGA